In Silene latifolia isolate original U9 population chromosome 3, ASM4854445v1, whole genome shotgun sequence, a single window of DNA contains:
- the LOC141649625 gene encoding uncharacterized protein LOC141649625 — MSEAGLHRKLQLQELEEIRNDAYENASIYKARTRAWHDKMISRRVFQVGEKVLLSQNRLRLFSGKLRSRWMGPYEVVRVFPYVAIEIKCLKSGKVLKVNDQRLKHYHEGIEMGEVGTLHLVDPIYEN, encoded by the coding sequence ATGAGTGAAGCGGGACTTCATAGGAAACTTCAACTCCAAGAATTGGAAGAAATTCGGAATGATGCTTATGAGAATGCTTCCATTTACAAGGCAAGAACAAGAGCATGGCATGATAAAATGATTTCAAGAAGAGTGTTCCAAGTGGGAGAGAAAGTCTTACTTTCTCAAAATCGGCTTAGACTTTTCTCGGGAAAATTGAGGTCTAGATGGATGGGACCATATGAGGTGGTTCGTGTTTTTCCATATGTAGCAATCGAGATCAAATGCTTAAAGTCCGGGAAAGTTCTAAAAGTGAACGATCAAAGGCTCAAGCACTATCATGAAGGAATTGAAATGGGTGAAGTGGGAACACTACACCTTGTTGATCCAATTTATGAAAATTAA